A single window of Crassostrea angulata isolate pt1a10 chromosome 8, ASM2561291v2, whole genome shotgun sequence DNA harbors:
- the LOC128159091 gene encoding uncharacterized protein LOC128159091 isoform X1 produces MVVAQPIGDKDTGAKNGNILNSVSQNQNRQKSVDQRKDRRSKSHPHVRVRQKLRHWTGGEGEEGQIGSCSPVDTIPRLPVLRPESDDVIRRRRVLRKFSTSISISKRFWSRLSEDQTDGNRMEQWAKLRTSVSLGTVISRAFGDIEEKRRLVINPIKVKQEIRKKQLYSLFRFVGRLTITFSRLAKAHSLRFREDDDDISPYIKGLTFHDYDNQPDLMFDKSQYKAKKSIRVPEETKRILCKPPSQRTEQELYSALLTLRNIEAFAAYPNRMQKMIVAVGQYERFEAKRIVVRQGHPGSSYYFMLSGAAVVMVMDNPNSYARPIKHLEKGMDFGEIALTLNIRRQGTIITKEPCELMSIGRRDYQRIFMAGGVRSINDPDQEKFLRSLPFLRNWPIQLLEGAGDKTHFLFFKSGATIVKETSLSPWLVIVKSGSISILKKLKRVLPFEWKRKKEIKFVPEKEKRDNYNKRLVLRRHILTELKIPLKGNTVDDEDNQFEDYPGKYRIFIHPGEEPETVTSETITPLADRLPDIKENNAKTNSFQNIQKKLLPRLSEDTEGEVDTGDNPLFSNLDSEEKHPVFSLEREETSFDILAPLPKKKAHEKNGNRRESVMEREREMMGFEEKTRTVQDDLDNIAKDPDEYTLADLDPEFVRVQTLIKGQVFGLSDLILEQKTNFSIVSNGADVILIDQQFYLKHAPEKLISKMRQELCPYPTDDDLQTRLQQTIDWDAYRTDTMSNTLQFLQTRRQLRHSLKV; encoded by the exons ATGGTGGTCGCACAGCCTATTGGTGATAAGGACACGGGGGCAAAAAACGGGAATATATTGAACAGTGTGAGCCAAAATCAAAACAGACAGAAGTCTGTAGATCAAAGGAAAGATAGAAGAAGTAAAAGTCACCCTCACGTTAGAGTCAGGCAAAAGTTAAGGCACTGGACGGGGGGTGAAGGGGAGGAGGGACAGATTGGGTCGTGCTCACCTGTGGACACTATTCCCCGTCTACCGGTACTTCGGCCAGAGAGTGATGACGTTATTAGAAGACGCCGAGTTCTGAGGAAATTCAGCACTTCTATCAGTATCTCCAAGAGATTTTGGAGCAGACTAAGCGAGGACCAGACGGACGGTAACAGGATGGAACAATGGGCAAAACTCCGGACTTCGGTGTCCCTCGGGACCGTCATATCGAGGGCATTCGGTGATATTGAGGAGAAACGCCGTCTGGTCATTAATCCCATCAAAGTGAAACAGGAAATCCGAAAG AAACAACTGTATTCACTCTTTCGATTTGTTGGGCGGCTAACAATTACTTTTTCCCGTTTGGCCAAAGCACATAGTCTCAG ATTTCGAGAGGACGATGACGACATATCCCCGTACATCAAAGGTCTGACCTTCCACGACTATGACAACCAGCCCGACCTCATGTTTGACAAGTCACAGTACAAGGCCAAGAAATCG ATCCGGGTACCAGAAGAGACAAAACGAATCCTTTGTAAACCACCTTCACAACGCACGGAGCAAGAGCTGTACTCG GCTTTGCTGACCCTTCGTAACATTGAGGCTTTTGCTGCCTACCCTAACAGGATGCAGAAAATGATTGTCGCGGTAGGGCAATATGAGAG GTTCGAAGCTAAAAGAATAGTGGTACGACAAGGACATCCGGGATCTTCCTATTATTTCATGCTTTCTGGTGCTG cTGTAGTAATGGTTATGGATAATCCAAATTCATATGCCCGCCCAATCAAACACCTGGAAAAGGGAATGGACTTTGGT GAGATAGCGTTGACTCTAAACATCAGACGACAGGGGACTATCATAACCAAAGAGCCGTGCGAGCTTATGAGTATCGGCAGACGAGACTACCAACGCATTTTCATGGCGGGAGGTGTTCGGAGCATTAATGACCCGGATCAGGAGAAATTCCTCAG GAGTCTGCCATTTCTACGAAACTGGCCAATACAACTGTTGGAGGGTGCAGGGGACAAAACCCACTTCCTCTTTTTTAA gagtggggccacaatagtcAAGGAGACCAGTCTGTCCCCGTGGCTTGTGATTGTCAAATCG ggAAGCATCAGTATATTGAAGAAGTTGAAAAGAGTGCTACCTTTTGAATGGAAACGAAAAA AAGAAATTAAGTTTGTTCCAGAAAAAGAGAAACGCGACAACTACAACAAACGCCTCGTGCTACGACGTCACATCCTGACGGAACTCAAGATCCCCCTTAAAGGAAACACGGTAGACGACGAGGACAATCAGTTTGAGGATTATCCCGGCAAATACAGGATATTTATACATCCGGGGGAGGAACCGGAAACTGTGACGTCAGAGACGATCACGCCCCTGGCGGATAGATTACCAGACATTAAGGAAAATAACGCCAAGacaaattcatttcaaaatatacagaAGAAACTTTTACCCCGACTGTCAGAGGATACCGAGGGGGAAGTAGACACGGGAGATAACCCTTTGTTCTCAAATCTGGATAGCGAAGAAAAACATCCTGTGTTTTCGTTGGAAAGAGAGGAGACGTCATTTGACATTCTAGCGCCTCTGCCAAAAAAGAAAGCACATGAGAAAAATG GAAACCGCCGGGAAAGTGTCATGGAGAGAGAGCGGGAGATGATGGGGTTCGAGGAGAAAACTCGGACTGTCCAGGATGATCTCGATAATATTGCCAAG GATCCTGATGAATATACATTGGCCGACTTGGACCCTGAATTTGTTAGAGTTCAAACATTAATCAAAGGACAGGTTTTT GGGTTATCGGACCTTATACTGGAGCAGAAGACCAACTTTAGTATCGTTAGTAATGGAGCTGACGTCATACTTATAGACCAACAGTTTTATCTGAAGCATGCACCAGAAAAACTTATCTCCAAAATGAGGCAAGAG CTTTGTCCCTACCCCACTGATGACGACTTACAGACCCGTCTACAGCAGACCATTGATTGGGACGCCTACCGAACGGACACAATGTCCAACACGCTCCAGTTCCTACAGACCAGACGACAGTTACGACACTCACTCAAAGTCTAA
- the LOC128159091 gene encoding uncharacterized protein LOC128159091 isoform X2 — protein MESNKRFYSENSSKNFNKRHRKHFGVNRSLSLDSSKESREKKIYDTYKKELIDQRKRELLVGKTKLPAISNEISLHRLESVKEEREMSRSQSSAAAESRGGSPDRKRVQAAMAVKIVSSQFKRLLSRKANTAKLLKRHTYPRLYHSYSYREVHCKDISFKSIARTVIITLRWYRLHNFRFREDDDDISPYIKGLTFHDYDNQPDLMFDKSQYKAKKSIRVPEETKRILCKPPSQRTEQELYSALLTLRNIEAFAAYPNRMQKMIVAVGQYERFEAKRIVVRQGHPGSSYYFMLSGAAVVMVMDNPNSYARPIKHLEKGMDFGEIALTLNIRRQGTIITKEPCELMSIGRRDYQRIFMAGGVRSINDPDQEKFLRSLPFLRNWPIQLLEGAGDKTHFLFFKSGATIVKETSLSPWLVIVKSGSISILKKLKRVLPFEWKRKKEIKFVPEKEKRDNYNKRLVLRRHILTELKIPLKGNTVDDEDNQFEDYPGKYRIFIHPGEEPETVTSETITPLADRLPDIKENNAKTNSFQNIQKKLLPRLSEDTEGEVDTGDNPLFSNLDSEEKHPVFSLEREETSFDILAPLPKKKAHEKNGNRRESVMEREREMMGFEEKTRTVQDDLDNIAKDPDEYTLADLDPEFVRVQTLIKGQVFGLSDLILEQKTNFSIVSNGADVILIDQQFYLKHAPEKLISKMRQELCPYPTDDDLQTRLQQTIDWDAYRTDTMSNTLQFLQTRRQLRHSLKV, from the exons ATGGAGAGTAACAAAAGATTCTATTCAGAAAACTCTTCAAAAAACTTCAATAAACGACATAGGAAGCATTTCGGAGTTAATCGAAGTTTAAGTTTGGATAGTTCAAAAGAAAGTAGAGAGAAGAAAATATATGACACATACAAAAAGGAATTAATTGACCAGAGGAAGAGGGAGCTTCTAGTTGGAAAAACAAAGTTACCCGCGATTTCTAACGAAATATCTCTTCATCGTTTGGAAAGTGTAAAAGAAGAGCGGGAAATGTCTCGCTCGCAGTCGTCTGCAGCCGCCGAATCTCGTGGCGGCTCGCCCGACCGGAAACGCGTACAGGCTGCAATGGCTGTGAAAATAGTGTCTTCCCAATTCAAACGACTCCTCTCCAGAAAGGCTAATACTGCGAAACTGTTGAAACGACACACGTATCCTAGACTATACCATAGCTACAGCTACCGAGAGGTTCACTGTAAAGATATCTCGTTCAAGAGTATAGCTCGGACCGTGATCATTACTCTCAGATGGTACCGACTTCATAACTTCAG ATTTCGAGAGGACGATGACGACATATCCCCGTACATCAAAGGTCTGACCTTCCACGACTATGACAACCAGCCCGACCTCATGTTTGACAAGTCACAGTACAAGGCCAAGAAATCG ATCCGGGTACCAGAAGAGACAAAACGAATCCTTTGTAAACCACCTTCACAACGCACGGAGCAAGAGCTGTACTCG GCTTTGCTGACCCTTCGTAACATTGAGGCTTTTGCTGCCTACCCTAACAGGATGCAGAAAATGATTGTCGCGGTAGGGCAATATGAGAG GTTCGAAGCTAAAAGAATAGTGGTACGACAAGGACATCCGGGATCTTCCTATTATTTCATGCTTTCTGGTGCTG cTGTAGTAATGGTTATGGATAATCCAAATTCATATGCCCGCCCAATCAAACACCTGGAAAAGGGAATGGACTTTGGT GAGATAGCGTTGACTCTAAACATCAGACGACAGGGGACTATCATAACCAAAGAGCCGTGCGAGCTTATGAGTATCGGCAGACGAGACTACCAACGCATTTTCATGGCGGGAGGTGTTCGGAGCATTAATGACCCGGATCAGGAGAAATTCCTCAG GAGTCTGCCATTTCTACGAAACTGGCCAATACAACTGTTGGAGGGTGCAGGGGACAAAACCCACTTCCTCTTTTTTAA gagtggggccacaatagtcAAGGAGACCAGTCTGTCCCCGTGGCTTGTGATTGTCAAATCG ggAAGCATCAGTATATTGAAGAAGTTGAAAAGAGTGCTACCTTTTGAATGGAAACGAAAAA AAGAAATTAAGTTTGTTCCAGAAAAAGAGAAACGCGACAACTACAACAAACGCCTCGTGCTACGACGTCACATCCTGACGGAACTCAAGATCCCCCTTAAAGGAAACACGGTAGACGACGAGGACAATCAGTTTGAGGATTATCCCGGCAAATACAGGATATTTATACATCCGGGGGAGGAACCGGAAACTGTGACGTCAGAGACGATCACGCCCCTGGCGGATAGATTACCAGACATTAAGGAAAATAACGCCAAGacaaattcatttcaaaatatacagaAGAAACTTTTACCCCGACTGTCAGAGGATACCGAGGGGGAAGTAGACACGGGAGATAACCCTTTGTTCTCAAATCTGGATAGCGAAGAAAAACATCCTGTGTTTTCGTTGGAAAGAGAGGAGACGTCATTTGACATTCTAGCGCCTCTGCCAAAAAAGAAAGCACATGAGAAAAATG GAAACCGCCGGGAAAGTGTCATGGAGAGAGAGCGGGAGATGATGGGGTTCGAGGAGAAAACTCGGACTGTCCAGGATGATCTCGATAATATTGCCAAG GATCCTGATGAATATACATTGGCCGACTTGGACCCTGAATTTGTTAGAGTTCAAACATTAATCAAAGGACAGGTTTTT GGGTTATCGGACCTTATACTGGAGCAGAAGACCAACTTTAGTATCGTTAGTAATGGAGCTGACGTCATACTTATAGACCAACAGTTTTATCTGAAGCATGCACCAGAAAAACTTATCTCCAAAATGAGGCAAGAG CTTTGTCCCTACCCCACTGATGACGACTTACAGACCCGTCTACAGCAGACCATTGATTGGGACGCCTACCGAACGGACACAATGTCCAACACGCTCCAGTTCCTACAGACCAGACGACAGTTACGACACTCACTCAAAGTCTAA